In the Calditrichota bacterium genome, one interval contains:
- a CDS encoding outer membrane beta-barrel protein, translating to MKLWKKKTFRNIGLIIFITVLNINASNLWVSGGLYDFANDVSKEFYKYGWSFRVQYDFLQLSQMNFSISTGGSFSSVPYNGEEHEMYLIPLQFSWRYNFLMEHPTIQPFFGSGIGAFAKMDLNEFFPKRHHAYTYGYHLFSGLEYKISDRVKSKFEMRYNVLIPPTLEDINSSGFDILIGVGYSF from the coding sequence ATGAAATTATGGAAGAAAAAAACCTTTAGAAATATTGGCCTGATTATATTTATTACTGTATTAAATATAAATGCATCAAACCTGTGGGTTAGCGGTGGTTTGTACGATTTTGCCAACGATGTGTCCAAAGAGTTTTATAAATATGGCTGGAGCTTCCGGGTTCAATATGATTTTTTGCAGCTTTCTCAAATGAACTTTTCTATTTCAACCGGCGGCAGCTTTTCGAGTGTGCCTTATAATGGGGAGGAGCATGAGATGTATCTTATACCGCTTCAATTCTCATGGCGTTATAATTTTTTGATGGAGCATCCAACTATCCAGCCCTTTTTTGGATCGGGAATTGGTGCTTTTGCAAAAATGGATTTAAATGAATTTTTCCCTAAAAGGCATCATGCATATACTTATGGTTACCATCTTTTCTCAGGTTTGGAATATAAAATTAGTGATCGTGTAAAATCTAAATTTGAAATGCGCTATAATGTTTTGATCCCACCAACATTGGAAGACATTAATTCCAGCGGGTTTGATATTTTAATTGGCGTGGGCTATTCGTTTTGA
- a CDS encoding carbohydrate binding family 9 domain-containing protein, whose protein sequence is MKSVLKINSLLSILIICLAQNLLAQQKEVNSLQAYYTTEEILIDGDIDEDVWEEAPFATDFIQRDLNNGEPATEKTRVAILYDSNNLYIGVWAFDSEPDKIIAKESRRDFSWGSEDNFEIILSPFNDNRNGYLFVVNPNGAMADVLITDEGSGFNKDWNGVWEAAVEIDDEEGWFIEIAIPFSTLKYPDNDEQVWALNMERNIRRKNEQVLWQGWSRNYDLETISHAGKLTGLKNISSQKLWEIKPFISGGAAQEKGGKLKEKFKVGGDINYHVSPKMKLNITFNTDFSQVESDREQINLTRFPLDFPEKRDFFLEGKNLFRFNLGSNAQTFYSRRIGLHNRKEVPIIGGLRLTGKMNNSNIGVMTLQSQSKDNLPSTNYSVARLRQDVLESSNVGFILTSRQDKNESNYVYGADANYSSSTFLGDKNLDVGVAFAQSIIPDKSNSNALGYRAYITSINDFFEYDVAFSRVAKDFDPGIGFLRRKNYKLLATELQFNPRPDFVPFTKNLEIKPFDISYFLNDRTNKIESLNFEWRPFGIELESGDFAEFNIQRFFDSPDSTFEPVDDIQIAGGDYWYGRYEIQVETYSGRPVFSEINYSWGDFYNGQRKQLEMVLGWNLGKLNISADWERNIVNIKRPKTTDEMGARFEYAFSTNLYTTFFGQWNNEDDEALLDFRVNWIPKTGSYFYFVVNQELSTAGPVYVLNTTVLSKLTWLFSF, encoded by the coding sequence ATGAAATCTGTACTAAAAATCAATTCCCTTCTGAGCATCCTAATAATTTGTTTGGCGCAAAATCTTTTGGCGCAACAGAAAGAAGTAAACTCTCTTCAAGCCTATTATACAACTGAAGAAATATTGATCGATGGAGACATTGATGAGGATGTTTGGGAAGAAGCCCCCTTTGCAACAGATTTTATCCAACGTGATTTAAACAATGGTGAACCTGCGACAGAGAAAACCAGGGTTGCGATTCTATATGATTCCAACAATCTCTATATCGGTGTTTGGGCTTTTGATTCCGAACCTGACAAAATTATAGCCAAAGAGTCAAGACGTGATTTCAGCTGGGGTTCGGAAGACAACTTTGAAATTATTCTCAGCCCTTTTAACGATAACCGCAACGGCTATTTATTTGTTGTAAATCCAAATGGGGCTATGGCCGATGTTTTGATCACCGATGAGGGCAGTGGTTTTAACAAAGACTGGAATGGAGTTTGGGAAGCGGCCGTTGAGATTGATGATGAGGAAGGCTGGTTTATAGAAATAGCCATCCCATTTTCCACATTAAAATATCCTGATAATGATGAACAGGTGTGGGCGCTGAATATGGAACGCAATATCCGCCGCAAAAATGAACAAGTTTTGTGGCAGGGCTGGTCTCGCAATTATGATTTGGAAACGATTTCTCATGCAGGAAAGCTTACCGGGCTAAAGAATATCAGCAGTCAAAAATTGTGGGAAATAAAACCATTTATCTCCGGTGGGGCTGCGCAGGAAAAAGGAGGTAAACTTAAGGAAAAGTTTAAGGTGGGTGGTGATATTAACTATCACGTATCGCCAAAAATGAAATTGAACATCACATTTAATACTGATTTTTCTCAAGTGGAATCAGATCGTGAACAAATAAATTTAACCCGTTTCCCATTAGATTTTCCGGAAAAAAGGGATTTCTTTCTTGAAGGAAAAAACCTTTTTCGTTTCAACCTTGGTTCCAACGCTCAAACTTTTTACAGCCGGCGGATTGGTCTACACAATAGAAAAGAAGTTCCAATTATTGGCGGCCTGCGTTTAACAGGCAAAATGAATAACAGCAATATTGGCGTAATGACTCTTCAATCTCAGAGCAAAGATAATCTGCCATCTACAAACTATTCAGTTGCCCGTCTTCGGCAGGACGTTCTGGAGTCTTCAAATGTTGGTTTTATTTTAACATCTCGCCAAGATAAAAATGAATCCAATTATGTATATGGTGCCGATGCCAATTACTCAAGTTCTACCTTTCTTGGTGATAAAAATCTTGATGTCGGGGTGGCTTTTGCTCAGTCAATTATTCCGGATAAATCCAACTCAAACGCACTTGGTTATCGTGCTTATATAACTTCTATAAATGATTTTTTTGAGTATGATGTTGCATTTTCCCGTGTAGCAAAGGATTTTGATCCGGGGATTGGTTTTTTAAGACGCAAAAATTATAAGTTGTTAGCTACAGAGCTGCAATTTAATCCACGTCCTGACTTTGTACCTTTTACAAAAAACCTTGAAATCAAACCATTTGATATTTCTTATTTTTTAAATGATCGAACAAATAAGATTGAGTCATTAAACTTTGAATGGCGCCCATTTGGGATCGAGTTGGAAAGTGGTGATTTTGCCGAGTTTAATATCCAGCGTTTCTTCGACAGCCCTGATAGTACTTTCGAGCCTGTCGATGATATTCAAATCGCCGGTGGTGATTACTGGTATGGTCGGTATGAAATTCAGGTAGAAACATATAGCGGTCGGCCGGTGTTCTCAGAAATTAATTATAGCTGGGGTGATTTTTATAATGGACAGCGCAAACAACTGGAAATGGTTTTGGGCTGGAATTTGGGAAAGTTGAATATCAGTGCCGACTGGGAAAGAAATATTGTTAATATTAAGCGTCCCAAAACAACGGATGAAATGGGTGCCCGTTTCGAATATGCTTTTAGCACGAATCTTTATACAACTTTTTTCGGGCAATGGAATAATGAAGATGACGAAGCTCTTTTGGATTTCCGGGTAAATTGGATTCCCAAGACAGGCAGTTATTTTTATTTTGTAGTCAATCAGGAGCTATCAACCGCAGGCCCGGTTTATGTGTTAAATACAACAGTTCTTTCAAAGCTTACCTGGCTGTTTTCTTTTTGA
- a CDS encoding ATP-binding protein, translating into MRRKISKELLKWKNLSARKPLLLQGARQVGKTYCLEKLGKKEFQNYHFFDFMENPSLSQIFEQDLQPERIIRDLGLYYDHDIILEKDLIIFDEIQQCPKALTSLKFFSQKSPNAFIAASGSLLGLGLSDEPFPVGKVTRYKLYPMDFEEFLEAIGQKRLISILNSATLNSPVNEAIHQKIWLYYKYFMITGGLPEVVKRFSEKIDTLSEAFSETRKLQQELLKDYIDDITKHSGKIKAVRIDAVFKNVPIQLAKESNGVKKFVFKNVLPNASRYSSLEAPIEWLIKAGLVIKVPICNKAELPLQAYSDEKRFKLYMFDVGILGAMLGLSPKTIFSYDYGSYKGYFVENLVLTEIVSQLNKQIYSWNRNMAEIEFLLDYETDIIPIEVKAGVSTKAKSLSVYKQRYSPKVSFLLTGRPMLQTKSALVQLPLYMAPKLENYL; encoded by the coding sequence ATGAGAAGAAAAATATCAAAAGAATTGTTGAAGTGGAAAAATTTATCAGCCCGAAAGCCACTCTTGCTCCAAGGGGCACGGCAAGTAGGCAAAACATATTGTTTGGAAAAGTTAGGCAAAAAGGAATTTCAGAATTACCACTTTTTTGATTTTATGGAAAACCCCTCACTAAGCCAGATTTTTGAACAAGACCTGCAACCTGAAAGAATAATAAGGGATTTAGGTCTATATTACGATCATGATATTATTCTCGAAAAAGATCTTATTATATTTGATGAGATACAACAATGCCCAAAGGCGCTAACATCCCTGAAATTTTTTTCACAGAAGTCACCAAATGCTTTTATTGCCGCATCCGGTTCGCTTTTAGGGTTGGGACTAAGCGATGAGCCATTTCCTGTGGGCAAAGTTACCCGCTATAAATTGTACCCAATGGATTTCGAGGAATTTCTGGAGGCAATTGGACAGAAACGACTTATTTCAATCCTGAATTCGGCTACATTAAACAGCCCTGTCAATGAAGCGATTCACCAAAAGATATGGCTTTATTACAAATACTTTATGATAACAGGGGGGTTACCCGAAGTTGTAAAAAGGTTCAGCGAGAAAATTGATACCCTTAGTGAAGCATTTTCTGAAACACGCAAACTCCAGCAAGAATTACTAAAAGATTATATAGATGACATCACAAAGCACTCTGGAAAAATAAAGGCCGTCCGAATAGACGCAGTTTTTAAGAATGTTCCTATCCAGCTTGCAAAAGAATCAAACGGGGTAAAAAAATTTGTATTTAAAAATGTATTACCAAATGCATCCAGATATTCCTCGCTCGAAGCTCCAATAGAATGGCTGATAAAAGCCGGACTTGTAATAAAAGTACCGATTTGTAATAAAGCAGAATTACCATTGCAAGCTTATTCCGATGAAAAACGGTTTAAACTTTATATGTTTGATGTGGGAATACTTGGTGCAATGCTCGGCTTATCACCAAAAACTATTTTTTCTTATGACTATGGTTCATATAAAGGATATTTTGTGGAAAACCTGGTGCTTACTGAAATAGTTTCTCAATTAAATAAACAAATATATTCATGGAACCGCAATATGGCAGAAATTGAGTTTTTATTAGATTACGAGACTGATATAATCCCGATTGAGGTGAAAGCAGGTGTAAGTACAAAGGCAAAAAGCCTTAGTGTTTACAAGCAACGCTACTCACCAAAAGTATCTTTTTTATTGACTGGCCGCCCAATGTTGCAAACAAAAAGCGCTTTAGTTCAACTGCCCCTTTACATGGCACCAAAACTTGAAAATTATTTATAA
- the tsaE gene encoding tRNA (adenosine(37)-N6)-threonylcarbamoyltransferase complex ATPase subunit type 1 TsaE, translated as MKLLKSWTVNSISDSQKIAVELSNIFKAADVVLLEGTLGSGKTFLVQEICKNWHIDEDVTSPTFTLIQNYFGDIAVNHLDLYRIENIEELDQLGWEDMVYSEAVTFIEWPQKVEPALQSFYKVKIDLRNDQREISLNKKN; from the coding sequence ATGAAACTACTCAAATCCTGGACAGTTAATTCTATCTCAGATTCGCAAAAAATTGCGGTTGAACTAAGTAACATTTTTAAAGCAGCAGATGTTGTTTTGCTGGAAGGGACTTTAGGAAGTGGCAAAACATTTCTGGTTCAGGAAATATGTAAAAACTGGCATATTGATGAAGATGTAACCAGCCCAACATTTACGCTAATCCAAAACTACTTTGGCGATATAGCTGTTAATCATCTGGATTTGTATCGCATTGAAAACATTGAAGAATTAGATCAGCTTGGCTGGGAAGATATGGTTTATTCAGAAGCAGTTACATTTATCGAATGGCCACAAAAAGTTGAACCGGCATTACAATCATTTTATAAAGTTAAAATTGATTTGCGGAATGACCAGAGAGAAATATCTTTAAACAAAAAAAACTAA
- the tsaB gene encoding tRNA (adenosine(37)-N6)-threonylcarbamoyltransferase complex dimerization subunit type 1 TsaB — MILAIETSSTLCSVSFWENGKTFAEYESDAPMQHATLIGQFVEKGLKELKNPPRLVAVAIGPGSFTGLRIGLSYAQGFCFGREIPIVGVSNHQVLASQKISKTKETFTIIDARRNEVYLAKHKNDEIFEIESHQIIAIENLVEHIPTSAQLIGQQGIAIPENIVSELNEKGIDLKLDVKYSAAKVAQIGKIKSEKIGNDNIETIEPMYIRPFAGVQ; from the coding sequence ATGATTTTAGCGATTGAGACATCATCAACTTTATGTAGCGTTTCCTTTTGGGAAAATGGCAAAACCTTTGCTGAATACGAAAGTGACGCACCCATGCAGCATGCAACTCTTATCGGGCAATTTGTAGAGAAAGGCCTTAAAGAGCTAAAAAATCCTCCACGGCTTGTGGCGGTTGCTATCGGACCGGGCTCATTTACCGGATTGCGTATTGGTTTAAGCTATGCACAGGGTTTTTGTTTTGGCCGTGAAATTCCAATAGTTGGTGTTTCCAATCACCAGGTTTTGGCTTCTCAAAAGATATCTAAGACAAAAGAAACTTTTACAATAATTGATGCGCGGAGAAACGAAGTTTACCTGGCCAAACACAAAAATGATGAAATATTTGAAATTGAATCACACCAAATAATAGCAATAGAAAACCTGGTTGAGCATATTCCAACCTCTGCACAATTAATCGGTCAGCAGGGTATAGCTATTCCGGAAAATATTGTTTCAGAATTAAATGAAAAAGGGATTGATTTAAAACTTGATGTGAAGTATTCGGCGGCTAAAGTTGCACAGATCGGCAAAATAAAATCTGAAAAAATCGGTAATGATAACATCGAAACAATAGAACCGATGTATATCCGCCCGTTCGCCGGTGTTCAATGA
- the rimI gene encoding ribosomal protein S18-alanine N-acetyltransferase, whose translation MKINFREMRKSDVKTIANLEKEIFKDAWTYQQLHSETDGQKYKFPIVLEVENEVAGYACVWAFVDEVHINNFAIATGFRQKGLGLKLIRFILGAFKEYKQFFLEVRESNKPAINLYTKSGFEVFFTRQKYYSDGENALVMRKILK comes from the coding sequence ATGAAGATTAATTTCAGGGAAATGAGAAAAAGCGATGTCAAAACAATCGCAAACCTGGAAAAAGAAATTTTTAAGGACGCCTGGACATATCAACAACTTCATTCAGAAACAGATGGTCAAAAATATAAATTTCCAATTGTTTTGGAAGTTGAAAATGAAGTTGCAGGTTATGCATGTGTTTGGGCTTTTGTAGACGAGGTTCATATAAATAATTTTGCAATTGCAACCGGTTTTAGGCAAAAAGGGTTGGGCTTAAAATTAATTCGCTTTATATTGGGCGCATTCAAAGAGTATAAACAATTTTTTTTAGAAGTACGTGAATCAAATAAACCTGCAATAAATTTGTATACAAAATCTGGATTTGAAGTTTTTTTTACGCGACAGAAATATTATTCAGATGGTGAAAACGCATTAGTAATGCGCAAAATTTTAAAGTAA
- a CDS encoding acetyl-CoA carboxylase carboxyltransferase subunit beta yields MDWFKRKKSVIAPEERKDVPDGLWIKCNGCGEIIYKKELEKKLYVCSNCNTHLRIGSDVYISFLFDEGTFKEFAEKVKSADPLEFTDVKSYKNKYKATVKKVGINDAVVCGSGKIDKHNVVMAIMDFRFMGGSMGSVVGEKISRAIDMAYKKEWPLIILSASGGARMHEGVLSLMQLAKTSSRLARLATKKVPYISVLTNPTTGGTTASYAMLGDVNIAEPDALIGFAGPRVIKQTIGQDLPPGFQRSEFVREHGFLDTIVHRHELKQRIANIIDFFKHKNPVAKA; encoded by the coding sequence ATGGATTGGTTTAAACGTAAAAAAAGTGTTATTGCACCGGAGGAGAGAAAAGATGTGCCGGATGGATTATGGATAAAGTGCAATGGCTGCGGTGAAATAATTTATAAAAAAGAACTTGAAAAAAAATTATATGTCTGTAGTAACTGCAATACCCATCTCCGTATCGGAAGTGACGTTTACATCTCTTTTTTATTTGATGAGGGCACTTTCAAAGAATTTGCAGAGAAGGTCAAATCTGCTGATCCGCTAGAGTTTACAGACGTTAAAAGTTATAAAAACAAATATAAAGCAACCGTTAAAAAAGTCGGTATTAACGACGCTGTTGTTTGTGGCTCTGGGAAAATTGATAAACATAATGTTGTTATGGCGATAATGGATTTCAGATTTATGGGTGGCAGCATGGGTTCAGTTGTTGGTGAAAAAATATCCAGGGCGATTGATATGGCCTATAAAAAGGAATGGCCTTTGATTATCTTGTCAGCTTCTGGTGGTGCACGTATGCACGAAGGTGTTCTAAGTTTAATGCAACTTGCTAAAACAAGCTCTCGCCTGGCCAGGCTGGCTACAAAAAAGGTGCCCTATATTTCGGTTTTAACAAACCCAACCACAGGTGGCACTACAGCAAGTTACGCTATGCTGGGTGATGTAAATATTGCTGAGCCCGATGCATTAATCGGCTTTGCAGGACCTCGTGTTATTAAACAAACAATTGGTCAGGACTTACCTCCAGGTTTTCAGCGTTCTGAGTTTGTAAGGGAACACGGCTTTTTGGATACGATCGTGCATCGTCATGAGCTGAAACAGAGAATCGCCAATATAATTGATTTTTTTAAGCATAAAAACCCGGTGGCTAAAGCGTAG
- the surE gene encoding 5'/3'-nucleotidase SurE has protein sequence MSSIKILVTNDDGIYAPGIFALAKAMQELGEVNVVAPLAEKSAVGHAITVSDPLRVTEIERNGTLFGHAVNGTPADCVKIAVKCILESAPDIVVSGINQGSNTATNVIYSGTVSAAAEGVILGIPSIAVSLTSFSNKDFSYAGKVARQIATQVMEHGLPERTLLNVNVPALPENEIKDVLPAKQGKGRYEEVFDRRNDPQNRTYYWMAGKRMMLDKNGDVDDVIVMQNKVAVTPIQYDLTHHEFMKELQKWKLKP, from the coding sequence ATGTCTTCCATAAAAATACTTGTTACCAACGATGACGGTATTTATGCACCAGGGATTTTTGCACTGGCCAAAGCAATGCAGGAACTTGGTGAAGTAAATGTTGTTGCCCCTTTGGCCGAAAAAAGTGCTGTGGGCCATGCTATTACTGTTTCCGATCCGTTGCGCGTTACAGAGATCGAACGAAATGGAACGCTTTTTGGCCATGCTGTAAATGGCACTCCGGCAGATTGTGTAAAAATTGCCGTTAAATGTATTCTCGAATCTGCACCAGATATTGTAGTAAGTGGCATAAACCAGGGATCAAATACAGCGACAAACGTAATTTATTCCGGGACTGTTTCTGCAGCTGCAGAAGGAGTAATTTTAGGAATACCATCAATTGCAGTTTCACTTACAAGTTTTTCTAATAAAGATTTTTCTTATGCAGGTAAAGTAGCCCGCCAGATTGCTACACAGGTTATGGAGCATGGTTTGCCCGAGCGAACCCTTCTAAATGTAAATGTACCGGCACTTCCGGAAAATGAAATAAAAGACGTCCTGCCGGCCAAACAGGGCAAAGGACGTTATGAAGAAGTTTTTGACAGAAGAAATGATCCACAAAACAGAACATATTATTGGATGGCAGGAAAACGCATGATGCTTGATAAAAATGGTGATGTAGACGATGTAATTGTGATGCAGAACAAAGTTGCTGTCACACCAATTCAATATGATTTGACCCATCACGAATTCATGAAGGAATTACAAAAATGGAAGCTAAAACCATAG